One genomic window of Quercus lobata isolate SW786 chromosome 9, ValleyOak3.0 Primary Assembly, whole genome shotgun sequence includes the following:
- the LOC115960859 gene encoding F-box/kelch-repeat protein At3g23880-like: MSHKKEARPSMILQRRTKHDLPLPDEIMLEILARLPVKSLLRFRCVCKTWYSFITNPSFISTHLLCYNHDDDGYVIHMPKTNFFMVLFYRPHCQICTVASDRTFETMSEFRIPFTIESGYPNLVGSCNGILCFTDFITAKSKDVYLWNPSIRKFKRLPNTCLTLLCNVALGFGYDSQNNDYKIVRFSSTIAKPPEVEVYSLSSDSWKRIELGISWRPNVLAHNFNCTLASPFVSGHLHWMIEIIEKGSEQEERFTSMILSLDVSSEKFKELPLPDEGGCFTKCLTSFKEKLALIKFGSRVLSCSIWVMREYGVFDSWNKLGVVPVGSYLNFIGFTKYGLLLVRKRSQLVSTNSELESKDKSFLIDPETLHEKEISYISNQVDNHLDIAVYMENLALLDGENLVSY; the protein is encoded by the coding sequence ATGTCCCATAAGAAAGAAGCCCGACCATCGATGATTCTCCAACGTAGGACGAAGCATGATCTCCCACTCCCAGACGAAATCATGTTGGAAATTTTAGCAAGACTTCCAGTGAAATCCCTCCTAAGATTCAGGTGCGTTTGCAAAACCTGGTACTCTTTTATCACCAACCCCAGTTTCATCTCCACCCACTTGTTGTGCTACAATCATGATGATGATGGTTATGTCATACACATGCCCAAGACTAATTTTTTCATGGTTCTTTTTTATCGTCCTCACTGTCAAATCTGTACGGTCGCTTCGGACCGCACGTTTGAAACTATGTCCGAGTTTAGAATTCCCTTCACTATTGAATCTGGGTATCCCAATTTAGTGGGTTCTTGTAATGGCATATTATGTTTCACTGATTTTATCACAGCAAAGTCTAAAGATGTATACTTGTGGAACCCcagtattagaaaatttaagagGTTGCCCAATACTTGCTTGACCCTGTTATGTAATGTGGCACTCGGATTTGGGTATGATTCCCAGAATAATGACTACAAGATTGTCAGGTTTTCGTCGACTATTGCCAAACCCCCTGAGGTTGAGGTGTACTCATTAAGTTCGGATTCATGGAAAAGAATTGAACTTGGAATCTCGTGGAGACCCAATGTTTTGGCCCACAACTTTAATTGTACTTTGGCATCCCCATTTGTGAGTGGACATTTGCATTGGATGATAGAAATCATAGAAAAAGGAAGTGAGCAAGAGGAGCGTTTTACTTCTATGATTTTGTCACTTGATGTCAGTAGTGAGAAATTCAAAGAGCTACCACTGCCTGATGAAGGAGGTTGTTTTACAAAATGTCTTACGTCATTCAAGGAAAAACTGGCTTTGATTAAGTTTGGAAGTCGTGTGCTTTCGTGCTCCATTTGGGTGATGAGGGAGTACGGTGTGTTTGATTCCTGGAATAAACTTGGTGTTGTACCAGTTGGAAGCTATCTTAATTTCATTGGTTTCACCAAGTATGGTTTACTTCTAGTTCGAAAAAGGTCTCAGCTGGTCTCTACTAACAGTGAATTAGAGAGCAAAGATAAGTCTTTTTTAATTGACCCTGAAACTCTGCACGAGAAGGAGATTAGTTACATTAGTAATCAAGTTGATAATCATTTAGACATAGCTGTTTACATGGAGAACCTTGCTTTACTTGATGGAGAAAATCTGGTATCTTACTGA
- the LOC115960452 gene encoding F-box/kelch-repeat protein At3g23880-like isoform X1, whose amino-acid sequence MMSQSKEARPPMILRRRTNNHLPDEIVLEILARLPVKSVLRFRCVCKSWYSYITHPNFISTHLNHNHHHHHHDYVIHRPKSKSVSYHPPSRSNLQVCTLAFDRTFETISEFRIPFTFQSGYPRLVGSCNGILCFTDCVTSKSKDVYLWNPSIRKFKRLPDTCLTQLRTLVLGFGYDSQSNDYKVVRISQTRVKDVLAREVEVYSLSSDSWKRVGLGISWTPSAFSFSFNGILAFPFVSGHLHWMIEMTEEGGGQERRFTSMILSFDVNSEKFKELPLPDDEGSFIVTKCVTSFKGKLALIKFGFGVQPHSMLCSIWVMKEYGVLDSWNKLCVLPVDAFIDFTGFTNYGILLIQNMPRLVSTNCELERKYKSVLIDPETLHENEISIQVNYHLDVATYMESLALLDGANVVFH is encoded by the coding sequence ATGATGTCCCAAAGTAAAGAAGCACGACCACCGATGATCCTCCGACGTAGGACGAACAATCATCTCCCAGACGAAATCGTGTTGGAAATTCTAGCAAGGCTACCAGTGAAGTCAGTCCTAAGATTCAGGTGCGTTTGCAAATCCTGGTACTCTTACATCACCCACCCCAATTTCATCTCCACCCACCTTAATcacaatcatcatcatcatcatcatgattATGTCATACACAGGCCCAAGAGTAAGAGTGTTTCATATCATCCTCCTTCTCGTTCTAACCTTCAAGTCTGTACGCTCGCTTTCGACCGAACCTTTGAAACCATATCCGAGTTTAGAATTCCCTTCACTTTTCAATCTGGGTATCCCCGTTTAGTGGGTTCTTGCAATGGCATATTATGTTTCACTGATTGTGTCACATCAAAGTCTAAAGATGTATACTTGTGGAACCCcagtattagaaaatttaagagGTTGCCAGATACTTGCTTGACCCAGTTGCGTACATTGGTGCTCGGATTTGGGTATGATTCCCAGAGTAATGACTACAAGGTTGTCAGGATTTCACAGACTCGTGTCAAAGATGTGCTTGCCCGTGAGGTTGAGGTCTACTCATTAAGTTCGGATTCATGGAAAAGAGTTGGACTTGGAATCTCGTGGACACCCAGTGCTTTTTCCTTCAGTTTTAATGGTATTTTGGCATTCCCATTTGTTAGTGGACATTTGCATTGGATGATAGAAATGACAGAAGAAGGAGGTGGGCAAGAGAGGCGTTTTACTTCTAtgattttgtcatttgatgTCAATAGTGAGAAATTCAAAGAGCTACCACTGCCTGACGATGAAGGAAGTTTTATTGTGACGAAATGTGTTACATCATTCAAGGGGAAACTGGCTTTGATTAAATTTGGATTTGGTGTACAACCACATAGCATGCTATGCTCCATTTGGGTGATGAAGGAATATGGTGTGCTTGATTCCTGGAATAAACTTTGTGTTCTACCAGTTGATGCTTTTATTGATTTCACTGGTTTCACCAACTATGGTATACTTCTAATTCAAAACATGCCCCGGCTGGTCTCCACTAACTGTGAATTAGAGAGGAAATATAAGTCTGTTTTAATTGACCCTGAAACTCTACATGAGAATGAGATTAGTATTCAAGTTAATTATCATTTAGATGTAGCTACTTACATGGAGAGCCTTGCTTTACTTGATGGCGCAAATGTGGTATTTCACTAA
- the LOC115960452 gene encoding F-box/kelch-repeat protein At3g23880-like isoform X2, whose translation MMSQSKEARPPMILRRRTNNHLPDEIVLEILARLPVKSVLRFRPKSKSVSYHPPSRSNLQVCTLAFDRTFETISEFRIPFTFQSGYPRLVGSCNGILCFTDCVTSKSKDVYLWNPSIRKFKRLPDTCLTQLRTLVLGFGYDSQSNDYKVVRISQTRVKDVLAREVEVYSLSSDSWKRVGLGISWTPSAFSFSFNGILAFPFVSGHLHWMIEMTEEGGGQERRFTSMILSFDVNSEKFKELPLPDDEGSFIVTKCVTSFKGKLALIKFGFGVQPHSMLCSIWVMKEYGVLDSWNKLCVLPVDAFIDFTGFTNYGILLIQNMPRLVSTNCELERKYKSVLIDPETLHENEISIQVNYHLDVATYMESLALLDGANVVFH comes from the exons ATGATGTCCCAAAGTAAAGAAGCACGACCACCGATGATCCTCCGACGTAGGACGAACAATCATCTCCCAGACGAAATCGTGTTGGAAATTCTAGCAAGGCTACCAGTGAAGTCAGTCCTAAGATTCAG GCCCAAGAGTAAGAGTGTTTCATATCATCCTCCTTCTCGTTCTAACCTTCAAGTCTGTACGCTCGCTTTCGACCGAACCTTTGAAACCATATCCGAGTTTAGAATTCCCTTCACTTTTCAATCTGGGTATCCCCGTTTAGTGGGTTCTTGCAATGGCATATTATGTTTCACTGATTGTGTCACATCAAAGTCTAAAGATGTATACTTGTGGAACCCcagtattagaaaatttaagagGTTGCCAGATACTTGCTTGACCCAGTTGCGTACATTGGTGCTCGGATTTGGGTATGATTCCCAGAGTAATGACTACAAGGTTGTCAGGATTTCACAGACTCGTGTCAAAGATGTGCTTGCCCGTGAGGTTGAGGTCTACTCATTAAGTTCGGATTCATGGAAAAGAGTTGGACTTGGAATCTCGTGGACACCCAGTGCTTTTTCCTTCAGTTTTAATGGTATTTTGGCATTCCCATTTGTTAGTGGACATTTGCATTGGATGATAGAAATGACAGAAGAAGGAGGTGGGCAAGAGAGGCGTTTTACTTCTAtgattttgtcatttgatgTCAATAGTGAGAAATTCAAAGAGCTACCACTGCCTGACGATGAAGGAAGTTTTATTGTGACGAAATGTGTTACATCATTCAAGGGGAAACTGGCTTTGATTAAATTTGGATTTGGTGTACAACCACATAGCATGCTATGCTCCATTTGGGTGATGAAGGAATATGGTGTGCTTGATTCCTGGAATAAACTTTGTGTTCTACCAGTTGATGCTTTTATTGATTTCACTGGTTTCACCAACTATGGTATACTTCTAATTCAAAACATGCCCCGGCTGGTCTCCACTAACTGTGAATTAGAGAGGAAATATAAGTCTGTTTTAATTGACCCTGAAACTCTACATGAGAATGAGATTAGTATTCAAGTTAATTATCATTTAGATGTAGCTACTTACATGGAGAGCCTTGCTTTACTTGATGGCGCAAATGTGGTATTTCACTAA
- the LOC115961381 gene encoding F-box/kelch-repeat protein At3g23880-like, with the protein MSQRNLPEEIVFEILARLPVKSLLRFRCVCNSWYSYITIPNFISTHLLCHNHDGGYAVHMPKTTVISPSLCRPHSQICTAASDRMFETVSEFRIHFTFQFGYPDFVSSCNGIMCLADYRPFKFKDVYLWNPSIRKFKRLLDTCLTQLCPVRLGFVYDSQNNDYKFVRISWGCPQLMPPLEVEVYSLSSDLYKRVELGILWRPSVVATNFIVL; encoded by the coding sequence ATGTCCCAAAGGAATCTCCCTGAAGAAATCGTGTTTGAAATCCTAGCAAGGTTACCAGTCAAATCCCTACTTAGATTCAGGTGTGTCTGTAATTCCTGGTACTCTTACATCACCATCCCCAATTTCATCTCCACCCACTTGCTGTGCCACAATCATGATGGTGGTTATGCCGTACACATGCCCAAGACTACTGTTATTTCTCCTTCTTTATGTCGTCCTCACAGTCAAATCTGTACGGCTGCTTCAGACCGCATGTTTGAAACTGTATCAGAGTTTAGAATTCACTTCACTTTTCAATTTGGATATCCCGATTTTGTGAGTTCATGTAATGGCATAATGTGTCTTGCTGATTATAGGCCGTTTAAGTTTAAGGATGTGTACTTGTGGAACCCcagtattagaaaatttaagagGTTGCTGGATACTTGCTTGACCCAGTTATGTCCTGTGAGACTAGGATTTGTGTATGATTCCCAGAATAATGACTACAAGTTTGTCAGGATTTCATGGGGTTGTCCCCAATTGATGCCTCCCCTTGAGGTTGAAGTGTACTCATTAAGTTCGGATTTGTACAAAAGAGTTGAACTTGGAATCTTGTGGAGACCCAGTGTTGTGGCCACAAATTTCATAGTACTTTGA
- the LOC115960110 gene encoding F-box/kelch-repeat protein At3g23880-like isoform X2: MSQRKQERGTILRRRTKHDDDLPDEIVLDILSKLPVKSLLRFRCVCKPWYSYIANPSFIINHQQSLPLEMSQRKEARPPMILRRRTKHDLPEEIVLEILARLPVKSLLRFRCVCKTWYSYITSPNFISTHLLCYNNHDGGYVIHIHSQICTLASDRTFETISETQVLNAAHGFGYDSLNNDYKVVRISWNRTKWIPPPEVEVYSLSSDSWKRVVLEISWRPNVISYGLNGILAFPFVSGHLHWMIEMIEEGGGQERRCTSMILSFDVNSEKFKELPVPDEGGCIAKCLTSYKEKLALVKFGHGAQPFSRLCSIWVMREYSVLDSWNKLHILSIESLTNFVGFTNYGLLLVQTRSRLFFSNSELKRKHKSVLIDPETLHEKEIQVDYRLDVAAYMENLALLDGANVLSY, from the exons ATGTCCCAAAGGAAACAAGAACGAGGAACGATCCTGCGACGTAGGACGAAGCACGATGATGATCTCCCAGACGAAATCGTGTTGGACATTTTATCAAAGCTACCTGTGAAATCTCTCCTAAGATTCAGGTGCGTTTGCAAACCCTGGTACTCTTACATAGCCAACCCCAGTTTCATCATCAATCATCAGCAATCTCTTCCGTTAGAAATGTCCCAAAGGAAAGAAGCACGACCCCCGATGATCCTCCGACGTAGGACGAAGCATGATCTCCCAGAAGAAATCGTATTGGAAATCCTAGCAAGACTACCCGTCAAATCCCTATTAAGATTCAGGTGCGTTTGCAAAACCTGGTACTCTTACATCACCAGCCCCAATTTCATCTCCACCCACTTGCTGTGCTACAACAATCATGATGGTGGTTATGTCATACACATTCACAGTCAAATCTGTACGCTCGCTTCCGACCGCACGTTTGAAACCATATCCGAG ACCCAGGTGCTTAATGCGGCACACGGATTTGGGTATGATTCCCTGAATAATGACTACAAGGTTGTCAGGATTTCATGGAATCGTACCAAATGGATACCTCCCCCTGAGGTTGAGGTGTACTCGTTAAGTTCGGATTCATGGAAAAGAGTTGTACTTGAAATCTCCTGGAGACCCAATGTTATTTCCTACGGTTTAAATGGTATTTTGGCATTCCCATTTGTTAGTGGACATTTGCATTGGATgatagaaatgatagaagaaggAGGTGGGCAAGAGAGGCGTTGTACTTCTAtgattttgtcatttgatgTCAATAGTGAGAAATTCAAAGAGCTACCAGTGCCCGATGAAGGAGGTTGTATTGCGAAATGTCTTACGTCATACAAGGAAAAACTTGCTTTGGTTAAATTTGGACATGGTGCACAACCATTTAGCAGGCTATGCTCCATATGGGTGATGAGGGAGTACAGTGTGCTTGATTCCTGGAATAAACTTCATATTCTCTCAATTGAAAGTCTTACTAATTTCGTTGGTTTCACCAACTATGGTTTACTTCTAGTTCAAACAAGGTCTCGGCTGTTCTTTAGCAACAGTGAATTAAAGAGGAAACATAAGTCTGTTTTAATTGACCCTGAAACTCTACATGAGAAGGAGATTCAAGTTGATTATCGTTTAGATGTAGCTGCTTACATGGAAAACCTTGCTTTACTTGATGGAGCAAATGTGCTATCTTACTGA
- the LOC115960110 gene encoding F-box/kelch-repeat protein At3g23880-like isoform X1, with protein sequence MSQRKQERGTILRRRTKHDDDLPDEIVLDILSKLPVKSLLRFRCVCKPWYSYIANPSFIINHQQSLPLEMSQRKEARPPMILRRRTKHDLPEEIVLEILARLPVKSLLRFRCVCKTWYSYITSPNFISTHLLCYNNHDGGYVIHIHSQICTLASDRTFETISEVRFPFTFQSKYSDLVGSCNGILCITDFVTSKSKDVYLWNPSIRKFKRLPLTCLNQTQVLNAAHGFGYDSLNNDYKVVRISWNRTKWIPPPEVEVYSLSSDSWKRVVLEISWRPNVISYGLNGILAFPFVSGHLHWMIEMIEEGGGQERRCTSMILSFDVNSEKFKELPVPDEGGCIAKCLTSYKEKLALVKFGHGAQPFSRLCSIWVMREYSVLDSWNKLHILSIESLTNFVGFTNYGLLLVQTRSRLFFSNSELKRKHKSVLIDPETLHEKEIQVDYRLDVAAYMENLALLDGANVLSY encoded by the coding sequence ATGTCCCAAAGGAAACAAGAACGAGGAACGATCCTGCGACGTAGGACGAAGCACGATGATGATCTCCCAGACGAAATCGTGTTGGACATTTTATCAAAGCTACCTGTGAAATCTCTCCTAAGATTCAGGTGCGTTTGCAAACCCTGGTACTCTTACATAGCCAACCCCAGTTTCATCATCAATCATCAGCAATCTCTTCCGTTAGAAATGTCCCAAAGGAAAGAAGCACGACCCCCGATGATCCTCCGACGTAGGACGAAGCATGATCTCCCAGAAGAAATCGTATTGGAAATCCTAGCAAGACTACCCGTCAAATCCCTATTAAGATTCAGGTGCGTTTGCAAAACCTGGTACTCTTACATCACCAGCCCCAATTTCATCTCCACCCACTTGCTGTGCTACAACAATCATGATGGTGGTTATGTCATACACATTCACAGTCAAATCTGTACGCTCGCTTCCGACCGCACGTTTGAAACCATATCCGAGGTTAGATTTCCCTTCACTTTTCAATCTAAGTATTCCGATTTGGTGGGTTCTTGTAATGGCATATTATGTATCACTGATTTTGTCACATCAAAGTCTAAAGATGTATACTTGTGGAACCCcagtattagaaaatttaagagGTTGCCCCTTACTTGCTTGAACCAGACCCAGGTGCTTAATGCGGCACACGGATTTGGGTATGATTCCCTGAATAATGACTACAAGGTTGTCAGGATTTCATGGAATCGTACCAAATGGATACCTCCCCCTGAGGTTGAGGTGTACTCGTTAAGTTCGGATTCATGGAAAAGAGTTGTACTTGAAATCTCCTGGAGACCCAATGTTATTTCCTACGGTTTAAATGGTATTTTGGCATTCCCATTTGTTAGTGGACATTTGCATTGGATgatagaaatgatagaagaaggAGGTGGGCAAGAGAGGCGTTGTACTTCTAtgattttgtcatttgatgTCAATAGTGAGAAATTCAAAGAGCTACCAGTGCCCGATGAAGGAGGTTGTATTGCGAAATGTCTTACGTCATACAAGGAAAAACTTGCTTTGGTTAAATTTGGACATGGTGCACAACCATTTAGCAGGCTATGCTCCATATGGGTGATGAGGGAGTACAGTGTGCTTGATTCCTGGAATAAACTTCATATTCTCTCAATTGAAAGTCTTACTAATTTCGTTGGTTTCACCAACTATGGTTTACTTCTAGTTCAAACAAGGTCTCGGCTGTTCTTTAGCAACAGTGAATTAAAGAGGAAACATAAGTCTGTTTTAATTGACCCTGAAACTCTACATGAGAAGGAGATTCAAGTTGATTATCGTTTAGATGTAGCTGCTTACATGGAAAACCTTGCTTTACTTGATGGAGCAAATGTGCTATCTTACTGA